Proteins from one Gorilla gorilla gorilla isolate KB3781 chromosome 11, NHGRI_mGorGor1-v2.1_pri, whole genome shotgun sequence genomic window:
- the METTL21A gene encoding protein N-lysine methyltransferase METTL21A isoform X1: MALVPYEETTEFGLQKFHKPLATFSFANHTIQIRQDWRHLGVAAVVWDAAIVLSTYLEMGAVELRGRSAVELGAGTGLVGIVAALLALKSSMKPLLVHCLLFFSGAHVTITDRKVALEFLKSNVQANLPPHIQPKTVVKELTWGQNLGSFSPGEFDLILGADIIYLEETFTDLLQTLEHLCSNHSVILLACRIRYERDNNFLAMLERQFTVRKVHYDPEKDVHIYEAQKRNQKEDL; encoded by the exons ATGGCCCTCGTGCCCTATGAGGAGACCACGGAATTTGGGTTGCAGAAATTCCACAAGCCTCTTGCAACTTTTTCCTTTGCAAACCACACGATCCAGATCCGGCAGGACTGGAGACACCTGGGAGTCGCAGCGGTGGTTTGGGATGCG GCCATCGTTCTTTCCACGTATCTGGAGATGGGAGCTGTGGAGCTCAGGGGCCGCTCTGCTGTGGAGCTGGGTGCTGGCACGGGGCTGGTGGGCATAGTGGCTGCCCTGCTGG CACTTAAGTCATCGATGAAGCCCTTGCTGGTACACTGCCTTTTATTCTTTTCAG GTGCTCATGTGACTATCACGGATCGAAAAGTAGCATTAGAATTTCTTAAATCAAACGTTCAAGCCAACTTACCTCCTCATATCCAACCCAAAACTGTTGTTAAGGAGCTGACTTGGGGACAAAATTTGGGGAGTTTTTCTCCTGGAGAATTTGACCTGATACTTGGTGCTGATATCATATATTTAGAAGAAACATTCACAGATCTTCTTCAAACGCTGGAACATCTCTGTAGCAATCACTCTGTGATTCTTTTAGCATGCCGAATTCGCTATGAACGGGATAACAACTTCTTAGCAATGCTGGAGAGGCAATTTACTGTGAGAAAGGTTCACTACGATCCTGAAAAAGATGTACATATTTACGAAGCACAGAAGAGAAACCAGAAGGAGGACTTATAA
- the METTL21A gene encoding protein N-lysine methyltransferase METTL21A isoform X5, with product MALVPYEETTEFGLQKFHKPLATFSFANHTIQIRQDWRHLGVAAVVWDAAIVLSTYLEMGAVELRGRSAVELGAGTGLVGIVAALLALKSSMKPLLVHCLLFFSGGGI from the exons ATGGCCCTCGTGCCCTATGAGGAGACCACGGAATTTGGGTTGCAGAAATTCCACAAGCCTCTTGCAACTTTTTCCTTTGCAAACCACACGATCCAGATCCGGCAGGACTGGAGACACCTGGGAGTCGCAGCGGTGGTTTGGGATGCG GCCATCGTTCTTTCCACGTATCTGGAGATGGGAGCTGTGGAGCTCAGGGGCCGCTCTGCTGTGGAGCTGGGTGCTGGCACGGGGCTGGTGGGCATAGTGGCTGCCCTGCTGG CACTTAAGTCATCGATGAAGCCCTTGCTGGTACACTGCCTTTTATTCTTTTCAG
- the METTL21A gene encoding protein N-lysine methyltransferase METTL21A isoform X8, translating into MALVPYEETTEFGLQKFHKPLATFSFANHTIQIRQDWRHLGVAAVVWDAAIVLSTYLEMGAVELRGRSAVELGAGTGLVGIVAALLEMYILHKVSLKTMRTL; encoded by the exons ATGGCCCTCGTGCCCTATGAGGAGACCACGGAATTTGGGTTGCAGAAATTCCACAAGCCTCTTGCAACTTTTTCCTTTGCAAACCACACGATCCAGATCCGGCAGGACTGGAGACACCTGGGAGTCGCAGCGGTGGTTTGGGATGCG GCCATCGTTCTTTCCACGTATCTGGAGATGGGAGCTGTGGAGCTCAGGGGCCGCTCTGCTGTGGAGCTGGGTGCTGGCACGGGGCTGGTGGGCATAGTGGCTGCCCTGCTGG aaatgtacATATTACATAAAGTAAGTTTGAAAACAATGAGGACATTATAA
- the METTL21A gene encoding protein N-lysine methyltransferase METTL21A isoform X2, with amino-acid sequence MALVPYEETTEFGLQKFHKPLATFSFANHTIQIRQDWRHLGVAAVVWDAAIVLSTYLEMGAVELRGRSAVELGAGTGLVGIVAALLGAHVTITDRKVALEFLKSNVQANLPPHIQPKTVVKELTWGQNLGSFSPGEFDLILGADIIYLEETFTDLLQTLEHLCSNHSVILLACRIRYERDNNFLAMLERQFTVRKVHYDPEKDVHIYEAQKRNQKEDL; translated from the exons ATGGCCCTCGTGCCCTATGAGGAGACCACGGAATTTGGGTTGCAGAAATTCCACAAGCCTCTTGCAACTTTTTCCTTTGCAAACCACACGATCCAGATCCGGCAGGACTGGAGACACCTGGGAGTCGCAGCGGTGGTTTGGGATGCG GCCATCGTTCTTTCCACGTATCTGGAGATGGGAGCTGTGGAGCTCAGGGGCCGCTCTGCTGTGGAGCTGGGTGCTGGCACGGGGCTGGTGGGCATAGTGGCTGCCCTGCTGG GTGCTCATGTGACTATCACGGATCGAAAAGTAGCATTAGAATTTCTTAAATCAAACGTTCAAGCCAACTTACCTCCTCATATCCAACCCAAAACTGTTGTTAAGGAGCTGACTTGGGGACAAAATTTGGGGAGTTTTTCTCCTGGAGAATTTGACCTGATACTTGGTGCTGATATCATATATTTAGAAGAAACATTCACAGATCTTCTTCAAACGCTGGAACATCTCTGTAGCAATCACTCTGTGATTCTTTTAGCATGCCGAATTCGCTATGAACGGGATAACAACTTCTTAGCAATGCTGGAGAGGCAATTTACTGTGAGAAAGGTTCACTACGATCCTGAAAAAGATGTACATATTTACGAAGCACAGAAGAGAAACCAGAAGGAGGACTTATAA
- the METTL21A gene encoding protein N-lysine methyltransferase METTL21A isoform X9 produces the protein MALVPYEETTEFGLQKFHKPLATFSFANHTIQIRQDWRHLGVAAVVWDAAIVLSTYLEMGAVELRGRSAVELGAGTGLVGIVAALLGGGI, from the exons ATGGCCCTCGTGCCCTATGAGGAGACCACGGAATTTGGGTTGCAGAAATTCCACAAGCCTCTTGCAACTTTTTCCTTTGCAAACCACACGATCCAGATCCGGCAGGACTGGAGACACCTGGGAGTCGCAGCGGTGGTTTGGGATGCG GCCATCGTTCTTTCCACGTATCTGGAGATGGGAGCTGTGGAGCTCAGGGGCCGCTCTGCTGTGGAGCTGGGTGCTGGCACGGGGCTGGTGGGCATAGTGGCTGCCCTGCTGG